In Lacinutrix sp. Bg11-31, the DNA window AGATGTTGCTCTTGTTTTTGCTTCTCGATCTAGCCCAATTGTAAGAAAGTATATTATACAACCTTTGTATACAAAGGAAGAAGAAGCTGTGGCACATATTAATAAACTGATTAGTTATTTAGAAGAAGACAAATCTATAAGTTGGACTTTAATCAATAAAGTTACAAATGAAAAAATAGGTAGTATATGCTTGTGGAATTTTTCTCAAGACAGGAAAACTGCTGAAGTTGGTTACGATTTATTGCCTGAGTATTTTAGAAAAGGTTACATGTCTGAAGCACTACAAGCAGTTATAAAATTTGGTTTAAACGATCTTAACTTAAGTATAATTGAAGCCTTTACGCATATTGAAAACGAAAGCTCAAAGAAGTTGTTAGTTACTAATGGATTTGTCTTACAGCCTGAGAGAGAAGATCCCGGTTTTCCTAAAAACAGTATATATATTTTATGTAAATAAAAAACCACTCATAAAAAAGTTAGGAGTGGTTTTTCTTGAATCTGAATTAACTAATTAACACATCTTCAACTAGGATAGAATTTAATAATAGCAAGTTAAATATAAATATAATTATTTGATTACCAATAATTTATTTAAATTATTTTTATTTTGTGCATCTAGTTTTAATCATTTAACTTTAATAGCTCATCTATATAATCTCTTGTATTAGATAAACGCGGTACTTTATGTTGTCCTCCAAGTTTGTTGTTTTGTTTCAGCCAATCATAAAATAGTTTTGTTCTGGCTACATTAATTTTCGGCTTATTTAATGTCATGTTATTATAACGTTTGGCTTCGTAATCTGAGTTTATAGATTTTAGTGCATTGTCAAACAATTCATTAAAATAATCGATATCTTTTGGAGGTGTTTTAAATTCTATAAGCCACTCGTGTGCACCTTTCTCTTTACCTTTCATAAATATTGGGGCAGCAGTATAATCTACAATTTCACTTTTTGTTTTTTTACATACTTTTTTTAAAGCATCTTCCGCGTTTTCAATAATAAGTTCTTCTCCAAAAGCATTAATATGGTGCTTTGTTCTTCCAGAAACTTTAATTCTGTAAGGTGAAACAGATGTAAAACGAACAGTGTCACCAATTTTATAGCGCCATAATCCAGCGTTTGTAGTAATTATTACTGCGTAGTTTTTACCTTTTTCTACTTCGCTTAAAGGAATAACGCGTTCGTTTGGTGTACCATGAGTGTCCATTGGAATAAACTCGTAGAAAATTCCGTAATCTAACATTAATAGTAATTCGTTAGAATGGTTTAGGTCTTGAATAGCAAAAAATCCTTCCGAAGCATTATAAATTTCATAATACTTAAAATCTTTCTTTGGTAAAATATTTTTATACTGCTGTTGGTAAGGATTAAAACTTACACCTCCATGAAAGTAAACTTCCAGATTTGGCCAAATATCAAACAATGAATCTTTTCCAGTTTTGTCTAAAACATTATTAAGCAACACAAGCATCCAAGAAGGTACACCTGCCAAACTAGTAACATTTTCATTTATAGTTTCGTTTACAATAGCAGCCATTTTGGTCTCCCAATCGCTCATTAAAGAGACTTTGTTGCTTGGCGTGCTACTAAATTCTGCCCAAAAAGGCATGTTATCTATTAAAATAGCACTTAAATCTCCAAAGGCAGTTCCGTTTTCTTTGTATAATTCTTTACTTCCACCAAGTCTTAAACCTTTCCCTGTAAAGAGTTGAGAGTTTTCATTATTGTTTAAATACATACAGAGTAAATCTTTACTTGCAGCATAATGGCAATCTTCTAAAGAGTCTTGACTTACTGGAATAAATTTACTTTTAGCACTAGTTGTTCCGCTGGACTTTGCAAACCATTTTATTGGTGAAGGCCAAAAAATATTGTGTTCTCCTAATCGAGAACGTTCAAATAAATCTTGATAACCTTCGTAGTTTTTTACAGGAACTCTATTTGCAAATTCTGCGTAGGTTTTAATAGAAGAATAGTCGTATTTCTTACCAATTTCAGTATCCTTAGCTGTTTCAATTAAATTAAAAAGCAGTTCTTCTTGCACTTCGTTTGGGTATTTTAGAAATAAATCGATTTGGTGAAACCGTTTCTTTAAAAACCATGAAGCGATAGAGTTTACTAAAGTAATTGGCATATATTTATGGTATATTTAGACACTAAAAATAACACTTTTTTTTATGACTTACCAAGGCGTGCTAACAAAAATGACAACGGAGTTTTCTAGCCCAATTCAATATTATTTAGTTTTCGAAAACGATTTCATTAATATGAATCAACTACTAGATAAAACCTTGAGAATTAAATTTGTTAAGCATCAATGTTTAAACTGTGGCTTAGACAAGCCAATCTTTAGGCAAGGCTTTTGTAAAAATTGCTTTTTCGATATGCCTCAAGCAGGAGATTGGATTATGCGACCAGAATTAAGTACTGCGCATTTAGATAAAGAAGATCGCGATTTAGAATACGAAAAGAAAGTACAGCTAAAACCACATATTGTATATCTCGCTAATTCTAGCAATGTAAAGGTTGGTGTTACTAGAAAAACCCAAGTGCCAACACGTTGGATAGATCAAGGAGCACATGAAGCTATAGAGATTGTAGAAGTGCCTAATCGTTATTTAGCAGGTATTACAGAAGTTGCTTTAAAAGA includes these proteins:
- a CDS encoding GNAT family N-acetyltransferase — encoded protein: MKLSRFKNPETERLVFTNTNLEDVALVFASRSSPIVRKYIIQPLYTKEEEAVAHINKLISYLEEDKSISWTLINKVTNEKIGSICLWNFSQDRKTAEVGYDLLPEYFRKGYMSEALQAVIKFGLNDLNLSIIEAFTHIENESSKKLLVTNGFVLQPEREDPGFPKNSIYILCK
- a CDS encoding GH3 auxin-responsive promoter family protein is translated as MPITLVNSIASWFLKKRFHQIDLFLKYPNEVQEELLFNLIETAKDTEIGKKYDYSSIKTYAEFANRVPVKNYEGYQDLFERSRLGEHNIFWPSPIKWFAKSSGTTSAKSKFIPVSQDSLEDCHYAASKDLLCMYLNNNENSQLFTGKGLRLGGSKELYKENGTAFGDLSAILIDNMPFWAEFSSTPSNKVSLMSDWETKMAAIVNETINENVTSLAGVPSWMLVLLNNVLDKTGKDSLFDIWPNLEVYFHGGVSFNPYQQQYKNILPKKDFKYYEIYNASEGFFAIQDLNHSNELLLMLDYGIFYEFIPMDTHGTPNERVIPLSEVEKGKNYAVIITTNAGLWRYKIGDTVRFTSVSPYRIKVSGRTKHHINAFGEELIIENAEDALKKVCKKTKSEIVDYTAAPIFMKGKEKGAHEWLIEFKTPPKDIDYFNELFDNALKSINSDYEAKRYNNMTLNKPKINVARTKLFYDWLKQNNKLGGQHKVPRLSNTRDYIDELLKLND
- a CDS encoding DUF2797 domain-containing protein, with product MTYQGVLTKMTTEFSSPIQYYLVFENDFINMNQLLDKTLRIKFVKHQCLNCGLDKPIFRQGFCKNCFFDMPQAGDWIMRPELSTAHLDKEDRDLEYEKKVQLKPHIVYLANSSNVKVGVTRKTQVPTRWIDQGAHEAIEIVEVPNRYLAGITEVALKDYVADKTNWRTMLKNDVVDESLVEWKNKLKQYIPDEAQEYFIENNNEINIDFPVLSYPVKPKSLNIEKVGSFEGVLKGIKGQYLIFEDDTVCNIRGNEGKVVTIEIV